From a region of the Fischerella sp. JS2 genome:
- the rsmH gene encoding 16S rRNA (cytosine(1402)-N(4))-methyltransferase RsmH, whose product MNSHASEPIDIEESVFSHIPVLPQAVIEGLAVCAGGHYLDVTVGGGGHTRLILEAAPDVQVTAIDQDEDALAAAQKELAEFGERVTFIHTNFAAYEFPPLTFAGILADLGVSSHHLDTANRGFSFRHEANLDMRMNRQQSLTAADVINEWDEAELADIFFKYGEERLSRRIAKRIVEQRPFETTTELAQAIAYSVPPKYRYGRINPATRVFQALRIVVNDELKSLESFLDKAPQALVPSGRIAIISFHSLEDRLVKHGLRNSPLLQVLTKKPITAYQEEIVNNPRSRSAKLRVAQRVG is encoded by the coding sequence ATGAACTCTCATGCCTCTGAACCAATAGATATCGAAGAATCGGTTTTTTCCCATATTCCTGTTTTACCTCAAGCAGTGATTGAGGGTTTAGCGGTATGTGCAGGGGGACACTATCTTGATGTCACGGTGGGGGGTGGAGGTCACACTCGTTTAATTTTAGAAGCTGCGCCCGATGTACAAGTAACTGCTATTGATCAAGATGAGGATGCTTTAGCAGCAGCGCAAAAGGAATTAGCAGAGTTTGGAGAACGCGTCACATTCATCCATACTAACTTTGCTGCTTACGAATTTCCACCTCTTACTTTTGCTGGTATTCTTGCTGATTTGGGAGTGAGTTCTCACCATCTGGATACAGCAAACAGAGGTTTTAGCTTTCGCCACGAAGCTAATTTGGATATGCGAATGAATCGGCAACAATCTCTAACAGCAGCAGATGTGATTAATGAGTGGGATGAAGCTGAATTAGCAGATATATTTTTTAAGTACGGGGAAGAAAGACTATCACGACGGATTGCTAAACGTATTGTCGAACAGCGTCCTTTTGAAACTACCACAGAGTTAGCACAGGCGATCGCTTACAGTGTCCCCCCCAAATACCGTTATGGCAGAATTAATCCTGCTACTCGTGTTTTTCAAGCACTGCGAATTGTTGTTAACGACGAGTTAAAGTCTTTAGAATCCTTTCTAGATAAAGCACCACAAGCGCTTGTCCCTAGTGGCAGAATCGCGATTATCAGTTTTCATAGCTTAGAAGACCGTTTGGTTAAACATGGTCTGAGGAATTCACCCCTATTGCAGGTTTTGACCAAAAAGCCGATTACAGCATATCAAGAAGAAATTGTCAATAACCCCCGTTCTCGTTCTGCAAAATTGAGAGTTGCCCAGAGGGTGGGGTGA
- a CDS encoding class I SAM-dependent methyltransferase, with protein sequence MQNQKIELPYFDQLFEDIRQGNTGVIKSFGHHVHWGYWQNPNTADGSIDDFANAAENLTRRVCDAGSAEDGQKILDCGCGFGGTIASLSDRFTNMHLVGLNIDPRQLARAKELVQPQNSNYIEFIEADACQLPFADNSFDLVLAVECIFHFPSRQKFFQEAWRVLKPGGKLALCDFVPQEAFLPIMQFGSYLIQPFLSNFFGYVDSNITLTAYRKLAENTGFISILEEDVTLNTLPTYPFLRRLQSIGENAQTDSSTVIAEWVSRLQLIRYLILSYRKKIN encoded by the coding sequence TTGCAAAACCAGAAAATTGAACTACCTTATTTTGACCAACTTTTTGAAGACATTCGCCAAGGTAACACCGGTGTCATCAAAAGCTTTGGGCATCATGTACATTGGGGCTATTGGCAAAATCCCAACACAGCCGATGGTTCAATAGATGACTTTGCCAACGCCGCCGAAAATTTAACTCGACGAGTATGTGATGCAGGTAGTGCAGAGGATGGGCAGAAAATTTTAGATTGTGGTTGTGGTTTCGGTGGTACGATCGCCAGTCTCAGCGATCGCTTTACTAATATGCACCTCGTTGGCTTAAATATCGACCCCCGCCAACTTGCTAGGGCTAAAGAACTAGTCCAACCGCAAAATTCCAACTACATCGAATTTATAGAAGCAGATGCTTGTCAGCTACCATTTGCAGATAACTCATTTGATTTGGTTTTAGCAGTAGAGTGCATATTTCATTTTCCTAGTCGCCAAAAATTCTTTCAAGAAGCATGGCGGGTGTTAAAACCAGGGGGAAAACTTGCTTTGTGTGACTTTGTACCCCAAGAAGCTTTTTTGCCCATAATGCAATTTGGGTCTTATTTGATTCAACCCTTTTTGAGTAACTTTTTCGGCTATGTTGACAGTAATATCACGCTAACCGCATACCGTAAGTTAGCTGAAAATACAGGATTTATATCAATACTAGAAGAAGATGTTACTCTGAATACCTTACCAACATATCCGTTCCTGCGGCGATTACAAAGCATAGGGGAAAACGCACAAACAGACAGTTCCACAGTTATAGCTGAATGGGTGAGTCGTTTGCAGCTGATTCGTTATTTGATTCTCTCCTATCGCAAAAAAATTAACTAA